ctcttccccttcccctgctGCGAGCTTCGTTCCGCGGCCCTCGAGGCGGGCCTCGGGACGCCAGGGGACGAGGCGTCCATGAGGTGGCGAAGGCGGAAGCGCTCGAGGAGGAGCTCATGCCGCGGAGGGCGAGCGGGAGTGGAGGTGGGCCGAGGGTGGGGCGGCGGTGGAGAGGGCGGTgcagaggaggtggagccgaaaAGGGGACGGGCGGGAGAGGAGGAGGCAGCGACccatggcggcggtggccatCGCCATGGGTGACCCGCGGCGGCCTGGCGCTCGGGATGGAGAGAGAGAACCAGAGAGAGAttcggagaagaggaggaagaagatgacatatgGGGCCTGCGTGTCAGTGGCCGgggagatgaagtatacgtcttcgtatacgtCTGCAGCTGGGTCCAGACTAGTGTCCATACATATTCAGTGGCATATTTGTAGGAAATAAAGAATTATAATGACATGCATCAAAATAGAAGAATATAGCGTTGGTCAGAAGCGATAAAACTGTAATGGCACGTATCCGATTAACCCTAATCTATTATACATCACGACCGGCATCGGCTACAACTCCGACAACTCGTTCAACGGCGACTCCGTCCTGCCAGTGTCGGGGCCGTTGGTGGGCGCCCCGGACATCTTCGAGAGCCCCGCCGTCGTGTCCCTCACCCGCGCCGGGATCGAGAACCTGCTGCGCCTGGCGAACTGCGCCGAGCCGTGGCTCGTGGTGCTGTACGCGCCCTGGTGCCGCTTCTGCCAGGTCATGGAGGCGTCCTACATGGAGCTGGCCGAGAAGCTGGCAGGGTCCGGCATTAAGGTGGCCAAGTTCCGTGCCGACGGCGACCAGAAGCCGTTCGCGCAGGCCGAGCTGCAGCTGCCGAGCTTCCCCACCGAGCTCCTCGCCACCTCGCCCACCAGGTGCTCGACGCTGGGTCTCTACGACATTGCCTGTATTCCTGTGTCCACAGCATCCATCCTCCGCACCGTCTATAGCTTAACATGCCTCCACACTGTCCCAAGAGGTCGTGCTTGCCATCCCCATGGTGGCCACTATGACTGCAACCATGACTGATTCATCACTCGGCATTGACAAGGGGTATGAGTCCTGCATTTCCAGTGAGAGCTATCTTGGCCCTTACAGTTTGCAGGTTGGATGTGCTGCTCCTCGCCACAAGGCTGCACACCATGCCAAGCTTAGCCGTGATGCTGCTAGGAAGGCTGACAAGATCCTGCAGGCCACTAACGACATCAGAAATGGTCGAGGATGTAGGGAACCAAAACCTCCATGGTTGCTAGGTACAGAGGTGTTTCGTTCATGGTCTGGGAAAATTGATTTGATCAGTGGGTTCTTGCTTGAGGTATCGCCTTGGTGCAGAGATTACATGAAGTGGGTGCAGTGGCAAACATCTATGACGTCGCCGGTGCAACTACAGAAGGGATCCAGAGGTACTAATCTGCAGCTGTTATCATATCTATTCATCGTCTGCACTGGAGCTGAAGCAAAGCAATTCAAATTTTTGCTGGTGCTCATGTTTGGCATTTGCTATGTTGAACTTGCCTattgtgccttcaaattttcAGTCATATATATTGGTGTCTGAGGTACTATCAGGAAAGACAGTAGCACTGCATTTTATCTGTAGAAATGGTGGCAAGTTTCTGTTACAACCATGGCCACCACCTGATCCATTTCTAACATTGGGTGATCAGTTCAATCTGTGTGGAAATCAGTTGGTTGTTGAGTGTGGTGGCCTACAACCAAAGCCTCCATGGTCATTAGTTTTTCCAGAAGACGACAGTACCAATTATGATCCATCCAAGCACGTGTGGTTACTGCTACTGGATAGTGGGAAAATTCAGACGCTCTTATTGTCCAGTATTCAAGTCAAGATGCACAGTTCAGTTCATGAGATGATTGCAATGAACATGAACCTGCAGCTGGTTTGGCATTTCAGTGAGACAAAACAATATATCTCTCCATTGACATTTGAGTCGTGGATTTTGGAGATCCATTCATTGGAAGGAATGGTGCTGCTACTTTTAGGTGTCAATTGCCTCCTCTCTCAGCTAGTAAGTAAGCTTATGGAGAGGTGTTTTCATTGGAGATTCTCGAAGTGCGAGAAGTTTTGGTGTTCAGGAGAGCTACCAATTCCAATGGGTGACATGTCATATTCAGCATCCGAGATCACTGGGTTGAATCCACATGAAGTTTTGCTGTTGTTGTTTGGTAAGCACTCTGAAACCTCTTCCTGTCAAGTTTCAGTTGAGCATATACTTCAGTGGTCACCTCCAAATCAGAACAAGTTCAGATCTATGCTTGTGGAACTAGAAAAATTACTGGAACTCTTGAAGGAGATGTCAATGAAGGCTAGAGTGGAGCTATTTGCTGACTCAATTAGCATGAAAAGTTTGCTGTCTAGTGGCTGGAACATTCAGAGAACATTGCAATTATATGGAACTGTATTTTCATGCAGTGAACAGAGGGAAGGAGATTTCAAACCTGAGCATCAGATCGCCTTTGACATGATGGGGAGGTATAATTCACTCACCCAGTCAGTTCTACAGGACCTGCAAGGTGGTCGCTATTATGTTCTGTTGAAGTCAGATTGTCTATTGACCTgggggcgtacccagtgtagagagctcccgctctctgcggggtctggggaagggtgttagtggcaagccttaccctcgcctgtgcaatgcgaggagaccgcgactcgaacccgggaccttccggtcataggcggtaagactataccgcttgcaccaggcccgcccttcgtcTATTGACCTGGGGAATACTAATAATTCAGAAAAAGAGTGAAAGTGTTGCAAGTGCTTTGGAGTGCTTTTGTGCAGATTACACTCAGCATCAAGTGCATCCAAGTGCTATGGGATCCTGGTGGATTACTTCACAACTGCCAAGCCATGGACCTCCCTCGGTAATACATGTGCAAGCACGGCTTGGGGACAAGCCGTGGGAAGTATGTCAGGGACCTCCTGGGATATAGGCTGGGCCGGCTCACAGGTTGGAGAAGCAAGTGGGCTGCAGCGCTGGACTTGTCTTGGCCCCTCAACGAACCAGGGCAGATGCAGCGCAATTACATATACACAGGCAAGGGAAACGGAGGGGGTGTCGAAGGACCAGAACACGAACCCCGCGGCGAGCTCTGCTCGAGGCGAGTCAGCGGGCTCGAGTTACCCTTCCTATTCCCCTTCTTCTACTGTTACGTACAGGTCTAGATCCTTCTAGAACCTTCCAGAAACTTGTATGCTAATTCGTATGCTGTTTATGTGTGCCCAATTGTTGAGTTGAGGATTAGGTCGGTGACAGCAATCTTAGGCTTCTGCTCCTTGAACTATGTGTAGTGTAATAACTTCTAGAAGTCAGCTGGATGAATAAATAGTACTCTATAGTCTATACTCATGAGCTTCTATCAGGTTAGTGGTTGTAGTTAACTTTTTCAAAGGCTTGCTGTTCATTTTTAATGCTGGACTTTGTGCCTCAGCCTTCATCATATGGTTTACTTGATAAACATGCTTTGatatcttcttttcttctcctctTTCATATGCCAAACAGCCAGAGTTCTTCAAATTGGCCGATCAATTAATGAACAACAACTTTCCTGTTTGAATCACACTTTTTATTGACCTCCTTATTCTGCTAATTATCATTATTTcagaagaaaataaaaataaaataaatcatgTAACAGCACTGCACTTATGCAAAACCGAATCCGAGCCAAAAAAATATCCTTTTCTTTATTAGCTCTATATATCGTCAGATTAACCTTCTCAATTAAAAATTCTCAAGTTGTTCATCGTATTACACTCTTCAGTCTGTACAAAAATGCACCAAAAAATCAATAAgcacaaaaaaatatttaaaaaagaaaaaaagaggaaTAAACAAACAGAGAGAAAGAACACCTTCAAACTTTGGCAACTgtatgaaaagaagaagaaaaagaatcaatCTCAGTATACGCATCTCGATCAACTCCAAACAGCATTAAGATAATCTGAATTACAAACGCTGCTGCATATGCAGACCCCCCCCTCTAATGGTTGAAGGCAGTGCAGACTCTTCTGATCTCTCCATCCTTCCCAGTCTTCACCCCTAACCTCCCCAGCTTGAGCATGGCAGCGACGAAGGCATCGAAGAATTCCTTCTGGCTGGCGGCGAACTCGTCCACGATGGGCTTCGTCGTCTCGTCGGTGTAGAGCACCTGGTCGGAGGTGAAGAGCCCCAGCCCGTACAGCAGGTTGGTGTAGTAGGCGTTGTCGAATTTGATGGGGCTGACGGGGTCCATGTTGACGGCGATGGTGGGGCCGACGTTGCGAGGGCACGCCTGCTTGA
This DNA window, taken from Miscanthus floridulus cultivar M001 chromosome 13, ASM1932011v1, whole genome shotgun sequence, encodes the following:
- the LOC136500134 gene encoding uncharacterized protein — translated: MAAVAIAMGDPRRPGARDGEREPERDSEKRRKKMTYGACVSVAGEMKYITTGIGYNSDNSFNGDSVLPVSGPLVGAPDIFESPAVVSLTRAGIENLLRLANCAEPWLVVLYAPWCRFCQVMEASYMELAEKLAGSGIKVAKFRADGDQKPFAQAELQLPSFPTELLATSPTRCSTLGLYDIACIPVSTASILRTVYSLTCLHTVPRGRACHPHGGHYDCNHD